One stretch of Chaetodon auriga isolate fChaAug3 chromosome 18, fChaAug3.hap1, whole genome shotgun sequence DNA includes these proteins:
- the cep57l1 gene encoding centrosomal protein CEP57L1 isoform X2, with protein METFNDQILDSPSKNSYIGSYYQPPERILPIPRQLEFPAHSSISMDPQMSSPQMSQTKANIDSTVVDALKTLQQKIKRLELERKQAEKKFSRDAHNHQQATAFYTMPSQPAASLPETDNSGSKGELDSKLQSAEARCKVLEKQLDYMRKMVENAKRERNTLMENQASLQNQQPSSSNTQSQQEKLEKLESECVKLSRTQTLAEAKLAILEQKLLKEEHERQLVQQKADKLQMELDTNPRLPVPTTEETKRKKKTKKTTKKTSRQNELASPRHQKMPFVAGTSTSPSHSVHANIQSILHMMKHHQPQLCERVSALHRSGCGAKKSLQKHFSPSSATSHKPDSESEQADESLGSLSDLLLALQDELGQMSFEHQELVGQIDATQHREQRQDLQRELERLVTRMEEKAAQITKLRKHQQTAHKLTQSQQCAEEHKAKKLSGIKPPVPSPVKATQKVKKGGAIHNNLQLLRETQKFRNSLKQDDLSWET; from the exons ATGGAGACTTTTAACGACCAG ATTTTAGACTCACCCTCAAAAAACAGCTACATTGGGAGCTATTACCAACCACCAGAGAGGATATTACCTATACCAAGACAGCTGGAGTTCCCGGCACATTCATCCATCAGCATGGACCCACAAATGAGCAGCCCCCAGATGTCTCAGACCAAAGCTAATATTGACAGCA CTGTTGTTGATGCACTGAAGACCCTCCAGCAGAAAATCAAGCGGTTGGAGCTGGAAAGAAAGCAAGCAGAGAAGAAGTTCTCCCGAGATGCTCACAATCATCAACAGGCCACAGCATTTTACACAATGCCCAGTCAACCAGCAGCCAGTTTGCCTGAGACAGACAACTCTGGCAGCAAAG GAGAGCTGGACTCaaagctgcagtctgcagaggCCCGGTGCAAGGTTCTTGAAAAGCAGCTGGACTACATGAGGAAGATGGTTGAAAATGCTAAGAGGGAGAGGAACACTCTCATGGAGAATCAG GCATCACTGCAGAACCAGCAGCCAAGCAGCTCAAACACCCAATCTCAGCAGGAGAAGCTGGAAAAACTTGAATCAGAATGTGTCAAATTGAGTAGGACCCAAACTCTTGCAGAG GCGAAGCTTGCCATTCTGGAACAGAAACTACTGAAAGAAGAGCATGAACGTCAGCTTGTGCAGCAAAAAGCAGACAAG CTGCAGATGGAGTTGGACACCAACCCTCGACTGCCTGTGCCAACTactgaggagacaaagagaaagaagaaaacaaaaaagaccaCTAAG AAAACCTCCAGACAGAATGAGCTGGCATCACCAAGGCACCAAAAAATGCCCTTTGTTGCAGGAACG TCAACCAGCCCAAGCCACTCAGTGCACGCCAACATACAAAGTATACTTCACATGATGAAGCACCATCAGCCCCAGCTGTGTGAACGAGTGAGTGCTTTGCACAGGTCTGGTTGTGGAGCCAAGAAAAGCCTCCAAAAGCACTTTTCTCCATCTTCTGCCACTTCTCACAAGCCTGACAGTGAGTCCGAACAGGCAGATGAGTCACTGGGATCGCTTTCTGACCTGCTCTTGGCTCTGCAGGATGAGCTAGGTCAAATGAGCTT tgagCATCAGGAGTTGGTGGGTCAGATAGATGCAACCCAACATCGCGAGCAGAGGCAGGATCTGCAGAGAGAACTGGAGAGGCTGGTCACCAGGATGGAGGAGAAGGCAGCTCAGATCACGAAGCTCCGCAAACACCAGCAGACG GCCCATAAACTGACCCAGAGCCAACAATGTGCTGAGGAACACAAAGCCAAGAAATTAAGTGGGATCAAGCCTCCTGTTCCTTCTCCTGTTAAGGCTACGCAGAAAGTAAAGAAAGGTGGGGCCATtcacaacaacctgcagctTCTCAGAGAAACGCAGAAGTTCAGAAACAGCCTAAAACAAGATGACCTCTCGTGGGAAACATGA
- the cep57l1 gene encoding centrosomal protein CEP57L1 isoform X1 — protein sequence METFNDQILDSPSKNSYIGSYYQPPERILPIPRQLEFPAHSSISMDPQMSSPQMSQTKANIDSSIDSKAVVDALKTLQQKIKRLELERKQAEKKFSRDAHNHQQATAFYTMPSQPAASLPETDNSGSKGELDSKLQSAEARCKVLEKQLDYMRKMVENAKRERNTLMENQASLQNQQPSSSNTQSQQEKLEKLESECVKLSRTQTLAEAKLAILEQKLLKEEHERQLVQQKADKLQMELDTNPRLPVPTTEETKRKKKTKKTTKKTSRQNELASPRHQKMPFVAGTSTSPSHSVHANIQSILHMMKHHQPQLCERVSALHRSGCGAKKSLQKHFSPSSATSHKPDSESEQADESLGSLSDLLLALQDELGQMSFEHQELVGQIDATQHREQRQDLQRELERLVTRMEEKAAQITKLRKHQQTAHKLTQSQQCAEEHKAKKLSGIKPPVPSPVKATQKVKKGGAIHNNLQLLRETQKFRNSLKQDDLSWET from the exons ATGGAGACTTTTAACGACCAG ATTTTAGACTCACCCTCAAAAAACAGCTACATTGGGAGCTATTACCAACCACCAGAGAGGATATTACCTATACCAAGACAGCTGGAGTTCCCGGCACATTCATCCATCAGCATGGACCCACAAATGAGCAGCCCCCAGATGTCTCAGACCAAAGCTAATATTGACAGCAGTATTGACAGCAAAG CTGTTGTTGATGCACTGAAGACCCTCCAGCAGAAAATCAAGCGGTTGGAGCTGGAAAGAAAGCAAGCAGAGAAGAAGTTCTCCCGAGATGCTCACAATCATCAACAGGCCACAGCATTTTACACAATGCCCAGTCAACCAGCAGCCAGTTTGCCTGAGACAGACAACTCTGGCAGCAAAG GAGAGCTGGACTCaaagctgcagtctgcagaggCCCGGTGCAAGGTTCTTGAAAAGCAGCTGGACTACATGAGGAAGATGGTTGAAAATGCTAAGAGGGAGAGGAACACTCTCATGGAGAATCAG GCATCACTGCAGAACCAGCAGCCAAGCAGCTCAAACACCCAATCTCAGCAGGAGAAGCTGGAAAAACTTGAATCAGAATGTGTCAAATTGAGTAGGACCCAAACTCTTGCAGAG GCGAAGCTTGCCATTCTGGAACAGAAACTACTGAAAGAAGAGCATGAACGTCAGCTTGTGCAGCAAAAAGCAGACAAG CTGCAGATGGAGTTGGACACCAACCCTCGACTGCCTGTGCCAACTactgaggagacaaagagaaagaagaaaacaaaaaagaccaCTAAG AAAACCTCCAGACAGAATGAGCTGGCATCACCAAGGCACCAAAAAATGCCCTTTGTTGCAGGAACG TCAACCAGCCCAAGCCACTCAGTGCACGCCAACATACAAAGTATACTTCACATGATGAAGCACCATCAGCCCCAGCTGTGTGAACGAGTGAGTGCTTTGCACAGGTCTGGTTGTGGAGCCAAGAAAAGCCTCCAAAAGCACTTTTCTCCATCTTCTGCCACTTCTCACAAGCCTGACAGTGAGTCCGAACAGGCAGATGAGTCACTGGGATCGCTTTCTGACCTGCTCTTGGCTCTGCAGGATGAGCTAGGTCAAATGAGCTT tgagCATCAGGAGTTGGTGGGTCAGATAGATGCAACCCAACATCGCGAGCAGAGGCAGGATCTGCAGAGAGAACTGGAGAGGCTGGTCACCAGGATGGAGGAGAAGGCAGCTCAGATCACGAAGCTCCGCAAACACCAGCAGACG GCCCATAAACTGACCCAGAGCCAACAATGTGCTGAGGAACACAAAGCCAAGAAATTAAGTGGGATCAAGCCTCCTGTTCCTTCTCCTGTTAAGGCTACGCAGAAAGTAAAGAAAGGTGGGGCCATtcacaacaacctgcagctTCTCAGAGAAACGCAGAAGTTCAGAAACAGCCTAAAACAAGATGACCTCTCGTGGGAAACATGA